One Rosa chinensis cultivar Old Blush chromosome 3, RchiOBHm-V2, whole genome shotgun sequence DNA window includes the following coding sequences:
- the LOC112192272 gene encoding uncharacterized protein LOC112192272, translated as MEGRKPAGSSSSSSTSELLGSKDSSSSSSGIFGAIFAPPLNSPKVLSRESLRSELTRKKITDQPLNFHSAEPGTYYSGKEGEGQSTRKEDMSSYYEDQRVQSPCHLSSSIYYGGQDIYNYPQNSQNTGINSTFKKDGTDDDGTACRGNWWQGSLYY; from the exons ATGGAGGGAAGAAAGCCAGCCGGGTCGTCGTCTTCTTCCTCCACTTCTGAGCTGCTTGGGTCCAAAGACTCATCCTCCTCTTCATCTGGGATTTTCGGGGCCATTTTCGCGCCTCCCTTGAACTCCCCAAAG GTGCTCAGCAGGGAATCTCTGCGTTCTGAACTTACTAGGAAAAAGATCACTGATCAGCCGTTGAACTTCCACTCGGCAGAGCCAG GTACTTACTATAGTGGCAAAGAAGGTGAGGGTCAGAGCACGCGGAAGGAGGACATGAGTTCCTACTATGAGGATCAGAGAGTGCAATCACCATGTCATCTCAGTTCATCAATCTATTATGGTGGGCAAGACATCTATAATTATCCCCAGAATAGCCAGAACACTGGAATTAACTCTACG TTCAAGAAAGATGGGACTGACGACGATGGCACTGCTTGCAGAGGAAACTGGTGGCAAG GGTCTCTCTATTATTGA
- the LOC112193896 gene encoding probable proteasome inhibitor isoform X1: MANDKSVMAVIRAARPSFRNENDKVAFAVHASFAASGYELIAAGRPAFSENALSSSATEEVGIEKWNELENEYAFVYLNREKGSKKVLVKCLVIDGTLSVDALADGASQNLHCEFDVGDYVQENEGSNYSSQFKNLDTLVKNLNAQVLSKLEESSTPKPTRETGSSDLTNISANEPGRGAGSPGVGYRPGPGAGRYPGGGDDLYPGAGAGMYPRYPVGGSDLYPGPGAGMPSRGAFDDGSMFVGPNDRRFGDVGQPGFPGFPGGLPGIRDPRFGAERPDGVPPGARFDPYGPPGLPDFDPDFARRPQGPGSRIHPDLEQPGSGSDYI, translated from the exons ATGGCGAACGACAAGTCGGTCATGGCGGTCATCCGAGCCGCACGCCCATCTTTCCGCAACGAAAACGACAAGGTCGCCTTTGCCGTTCACGCTTCCTTCGCCGCCTCCGGCTACGAGTTAATCGCCGCCGGCCGCCCTGCTTTTTCCGAAAACGCCCTCTCCTCTTCCGCAACTG AGGAAGTGGGTATTGAGAAATGGAACGAGCTGGAGAACGAGTACGCGTTCGTGTATTTGAACCGGGAAAAGGGTTCGAAGAAGGTTCTGGTGAAGTGTCTTGTGATTGATGGAACATTGAGTGTAGATGCTCTGGCTGATGGGGCTTCTCAGAACCTTCACTGTGAATTTGA TGTTGGTGATTATGTGCAAGAAAATGAGGGCAGTAATTACTCATCACAGTTTAAGAACTTGGACACCCTAGTGAAGAATCTCAACGCTCAAGTTTTGTCGAAATTGGAGGAGTCTTCCACACCCAAGCCAACAAG GGAAACTGGCAGTTCAGACTTGACTAATATATCAGCAAATGAGCCTGGGCGTGGTGCTGGATCTCCAGG AGTTGGATATCGACCTGGGCCTGGTGCTGGAAGGTATCCAGGTGGTGGTGATGATCTTTATCCTGGGGCTGGCGCTGGAATGTATCCTAGGTATCCAGTGGGTGGTAGCGATCTTTATCCTGGACCTGGTGCTGGAATGCCTTCTAG GGGTGCTTTTGACGATGGAAGCATGTTTGTTG GACCCAATGATCGTAGATTTGGGGACGTTGGACAACCTGGGTTTCCGGGGTTTCCTGGAGGACTACC GGGTATTCGTGATCCTCGGTTTGGTGCTGAAAGACCAGA TGGTGTTCCTCCAGGTGCTCGCTTTGATCCATATGGGCCGCCTGGGCTTCCTGATTTTGATCCGGATTTTGCAAG GCGCCCACAGGGGCCAGGAAGCAGGATCCACCCTGACTTGGAGCAACCCGGGAGTGGTTCGGACTATATCTAG
- the LOC112193896 gene encoding probable proteasome inhibitor isoform X2, whose protein sequence is MANDKSVMAVIRAARPSFRNENDKVAFAVHASFAASGYELIAAGRPAFSENALSSSATEEVGIEKWNELENEYAFVYLNREKGSKKVLVKCLVIDGTLSVDALADGASQNLHCEFDVGDYVQENEGSNYSSQFKNLDTLVKNLNAQVLSKLEESSTPKPTRVGYRPGPGAGRYPGGGDDLYPGAGAGMYPRYPVGGSDLYPGPGAGMPSRGAFDDGSMFVGPNDRRFGDVGQPGFPGFPGGLPGIRDPRFGAERPDGVPPGARFDPYGPPGLPDFDPDFARRPQGPGSRIHPDLEQPGSGSDYI, encoded by the exons ATGGCGAACGACAAGTCGGTCATGGCGGTCATCCGAGCCGCACGCCCATCTTTCCGCAACGAAAACGACAAGGTCGCCTTTGCCGTTCACGCTTCCTTCGCCGCCTCCGGCTACGAGTTAATCGCCGCCGGCCGCCCTGCTTTTTCCGAAAACGCCCTCTCCTCTTCCGCAACTG AGGAAGTGGGTATTGAGAAATGGAACGAGCTGGAGAACGAGTACGCGTTCGTGTATTTGAACCGGGAAAAGGGTTCGAAGAAGGTTCTGGTGAAGTGTCTTGTGATTGATGGAACATTGAGTGTAGATGCTCTGGCTGATGGGGCTTCTCAGAACCTTCACTGTGAATTTGA TGTTGGTGATTATGTGCAAGAAAATGAGGGCAGTAATTACTCATCACAGTTTAAGAACTTGGACACCCTAGTGAAGAATCTCAACGCTCAAGTTTTGTCGAAATTGGAGGAGTCTTCCACACCCAAGCCAACAAG AGTTGGATATCGACCTGGGCCTGGTGCTGGAAGGTATCCAGGTGGTGGTGATGATCTTTATCCTGGGGCTGGCGCTGGAATGTATCCTAGGTATCCAGTGGGTGGTAGCGATCTTTATCCTGGACCTGGTGCTGGAATGCCTTCTAG GGGTGCTTTTGACGATGGAAGCATGTTTGTTG GACCCAATGATCGTAGATTTGGGGACGTTGGACAACCTGGGTTTCCGGGGTTTCCTGGAGGACTACC GGGTATTCGTGATCCTCGGTTTGGTGCTGAAAGACCAGA TGGTGTTCCTCCAGGTGCTCGCTTTGATCCATATGGGCCGCCTGGGCTTCCTGATTTTGATCCGGATTTTGCAAG GCGCCCACAGGGGCCAGGAAGCAGGATCCACCCTGACTTGGAGCAACCCGGGAGTGGTTCGGACTATATCTAG